A window of Hevea brasiliensis isolate MT/VB/25A 57/8 chromosome 14, ASM3005281v1, whole genome shotgun sequence contains these coding sequences:
- the LOC131172936 gene encoding uncharacterized protein LOC131172936 produces MKIIKKNGLVVSAKKIKLFQTKIRFLGHNIEQGSIIPIDRAIEFARKFPNEKKDKTQLQRFLGSLNYVIDFYKSLAQDAKPLFQRLKKNPKPWTLEHTLSVKWIKQKVKSLLCLAIPHPQALKVVETDASDIGYGGILKQRIADKESLVRFTSGIWTGPRVNYSTVKKEILSIVLCVQKFEYDLLTQKFLIRVDCKSAKEILLKDVKNIASKQIFARWQAILSVFDFDTEFIKGESNSLPDFLSREFLTGYEFKGIDNSLKANP; encoded by the coding sequence atgaaaattattaagaaaaatggTTTAGTTGTCTCAGCCAAGAAGATAAAACTCTTCCAGACTAAAATTAGATTTTTAGGTCATAACATTGAACAAGGATCTATTATTCCCATAGACCGAGCCATTGAATTTGCCCGCAAATTTCCTAATGAAAAAAAAGACAAAACCCAATTACAGAGATTCCTAGGTagtcttaattatgttattgacttTTATAAAAGTTTAGCACAAGATGCCAAACCACTATTCCAAAGACTGAAAAAGAATCCAAAGCCGTGGACCCTAGAACATACCTTATCTGTTAAATGGATAAAACAAAAGGTCAAATCACTTCTCTGTCTGGCAATTCCTCATCCACAAGCCTTAAAGGTGGTGGAAACTGACGCATCTGACATAGGATACGGTGGCATCCTAAAACAAAGGATAGCTGACAAAGAATCACTAGTCAGATTTACCAGTGGAATTTGGACAGGACCTAGAGTTAATTACTCTACGGTTAAAAAAGAGATCTTATCTATAGTTCTCTGTGTACAAAAGTTTGAATATGATTTATTGACTCAGAAATTCCTTATAAGGGTTGATTGTAAAAGTGCAAAAGAAATATTACTGAAGGATGTTAAAAACATCGCATCTAAACAGATCTTTGCTAGATGGCAAGCCATCTTATCAGTATTTGATTTTGATACTGAATTTATAAAAGGAGAATCTAACTCGTTGCCTGATTTCCTATCCCGTGAATTTCTTACAGGATATGAGTTCAAAGGCATTGATAACTCCTTGAAAGCGAACCCATGA